The Cryptomeria japonica chromosome 9, Sugi_1.0, whole genome shotgun sequence DNA segment GATGGATTTGATGTAATTGATGATgtaaaagaaaaattagagaagAAATGTCCAGGCGTCGTTTCATGTGCTGACATTATTGCATTGGCTGCCCGAGACGCTGTTCTTACTGCGGTAATATTTCTAGAAAACGATCATTCAATCTCATCTATAGTTGAGTTTAAcagtattttggttttgatttgtttaTGGGTTGTTTTAAATCTTATTAATTGATTCAGTGTATTGGAGAAACTAGTGTACTTTCAGATGAGTCATCTACAACAAGTTAAAgtaaaagtgatttatttaaacaTAAATGACTAGTTAATTTCTATTTGACAGAGTGGAGGTCCATTTTGGAACGTGAAAACTGGACGGAGGGATGGAACAATCTCTAATGCGACTGAAGCTTTAGCCAACATTCCCTCTCCATTTTTTAACTTCTCTCAACTTCAAGCATCGTTTGCCAAAAAAGGACTTAATGTCGAAGATCTTGTTGTTCTCTCTGGTAAGTaatgaacaaattctttgaagtaGTAAATGTATTTTGCATACATGAACTTTGATTTGTTGAAATCGTTCATCTGAAATTAATAAATACGGATatataaaatgaaattaaatataattagatgaaaatgattgtgaatgtataggAGGACACACAATTGGAAACAGCCATTGTCCTTCGTTCAGCAAGAGGCTTTACAATTTCACAGGAAAAGGTGACATGGACCCTTCCTTGGACCCTGCCTATGCACAAGTATTGAAGAAGAAATGTCCCAGCCTAGCAGACAATACAACCTCTGTTGAAATGGTTCCCAATAGCTCCGTGTCCTTTGATAGCAATTATTATACAAATCTTCTGGCAAACAGGGGCCTCTTCACGTCTGATGTTGCCCTTCTCACAAACCCAGCTGCGAAACTACTCGTTGATAGAGAGGTGAAGGAAAAGAGATTTTTCAGAAGCTTCCGGAAATCCATGCAAAAGATGTTAGAAATTGGTGTTTTGACTGGAAGTGCTGGACAAATTAGACATGTCTGTGCTCTTGTGAACTAAATTTCTTTGAGGTTGTTGGAGCCTATGTTAATAAGCTTGTAAAAGGCATATTAAATATTAACTATTTATTATAGTCTTGAAGTGTGAATGCATCAAAATGATATTCTGATATCTAAATAAATGGAGCAAATATATAGAGCATTATTCAATTCAAAAACTTATTATTACTAGCACTTGCATTAAAAAGAGGTGCAATGGTTATGTCAATAGTAAAATATAATTTCAATAAAATATTGGAGAGTACAAATCACAGAATATAAACAACTTGATTTTTACAAAATTTTCGAGAAAGCGAAATTTATATGTATTGATGTCATGGAAAGTGGTTATTGGAGAGTACAAATCACCAGAATATAAACAAGAAAAATTTCTTATTTATAACATAAACCAATTGAATAAATTGAAGATGACCTTGTCATTTGTTGGACttgatttttacaaaaaaatttagaaAGTGAAATTTATGTATTGATGTCGTGGAAAGTGGTTTTCCATAACAAAATAACCTCAGTTGGAGATATCACAGTCAAAATGTTCTCTTTGTTCCAAAGGGAttgtaggggttggtactcctttaaGACCTTGAACCTAGCCAATATGTTAAGGGGTACGGGTAACTATACAATGGATAAATCCAatagtaatttatataattataaatgccaaaaatgtctaacaattatttatttataattaaatagtTGAATTAgacactatttttgaatttttagaaagcTTGATATTAGAAAGACAagttctatttttaattttttttataagaatATGATCGATCCTTGCTTAGGTCGTGACATGTTTTAGTAATTCATGAATTTCAATCTATTTTGTAACTTTATAATATTTGTCAAAATGATCAAATTTTTTAAGAAAATACTAAATCATGTTGCCACAATTTAACATGTCAAAAAGATGAATGATTTTTTAATAGTTATAAACAATcaatacaaaataataaataattagaattgttatttaaatttactttttaattaataatttattattattcaaCCTATTTGATAGTAATGAAGAAAATATACTTCTTATTATAAATCATCCACCTACTGCAAATTGCTTTCTATTATTCCTGGGGAGATGCAGGGATACATTTCAATCTAGAATGTTTGTATAGCATTGTTGAAATGAATATCTCTAGTCTTTGTCATTTAAAGGGTAATATGTTTTATTGTAGGACCAAAAAATATTATTGTGAGGCACCATTTAAATACTAATTAAATTTTCACATGGTGTCATAAAATCTCCATAATGATGCTTATTAATATTATGAAGTTCTTTAATGAGCCAAAATACATAATAAACCACTAATATAGCTCAAACATCTTTTCAAATGTTGTTACAAATGACCATTTTTTAATGATCATTTATAGTTCTTTTGCTATTGTAATAACTTGATTTAGAAATAATGATTTAACATATTAGCCAATTCATGTTTTATCTTAATTAAAAGATGAATGTGATAgagtagtttatttatttatttttaaactcaATTAAGAATACTAAAAATcatgaatatcaaacaaaataaAGCCAAAAGTAAAAAGTTGCATATCCATAATCTTGGATTTAATGTCCCATGGAATCCATTAATTATGATCAATGAAGATGTATTATTCTTGAATCTTCCAATGGATATATTCATGTTGACCTTTCTTTGTTTGGAATAATAGAAAAATGAAAGCTTCAATATCTCTTggttttctttatatatatatatgctagttcATATGATATTTGAAATTATACTCAAATTTATCCTTTCTTTTTTTTGTCACACAGTGAGGAATATTAGGGCATAAATGTGTGCTTCACTGTTATTTTAAAGGTTTATATtgaattaaaaaaatgttaatttctcTTAAGCAAGTGTAAgtgaaaataggaaaatataattTTGAGAAAGTGATCAAATCTCTTGATACATTTATATATGATTGATAAacattcatctatcatgaggtgGCCAAGTGAAACCTAGGGCCGACTGGGAGTGGGGGAGTGTTAAGAGATGATAATGGAAATATTATTTCGGCAGTGGCACTCTCCCTGAGTTCCCAATCCAACCACATTGCCGAAGCCATAGGGGCTTACAATGTTATCTCCTTAGCTTAtaaaaagaatttcaaaaaattttGGATAGAGGGAGATTCAAAAACTATTATTGACTGTCTACAAGGGAAGACGACCCCATCATAGACTATCAAAGATGGATAGATGAGGCTAAGCTCATCCTCACCAACTTTGACAAAGTTAAGATAACCCACATTTATCGGGAAGCTGATCAGATGGCTGATTTTTTTGCCAATGAGGGGGTAAAGCTAAATGGACGACGTACGTGGCATGCCTACAATGATCTTGGTGTTGGTGTCAGAGCCTTAATAGGCTTTGATATCATGCATGGGAAAGCTTCCGCTTTTAATGATGATTGATATGGAAAAGGATCAGTACTTGGCCCTTATTCATCATGACGAAGGTGCATTAATTACTCTTAAAGGCGACAAAGTTTGACACATTTTTTGGGCATCTTGGATCTATTGTTGGATTTGTTCTTTATTCATTCTAGCTGTGAAGTGTAGAGAAAATATCACTATAAAAATGGGAGGCAGTAGGAAACAGGTTGAGCCGATTACGTGTGACAAGAGTAAGAAGAAGCCCAAACTCAAGAGACAAATCAAAAGAGGGGGACTGGTCCCCTTCATTAACAAGCTTCATGGCCCAAACCCTAAAATCACCCAGTATTTTGCAAAGAATTGGAAGGAGGGCGAAATTATCCCCTTTGGTCGGAGGGTAGAAGTTGACGAGAATGTTATTGGTGAAGTTATTGGGCTCTCTACAAAGGGTGTTAAATTCTTCATGGATAGGAAGTTCTCCGACAAATTTGTCCTTAAATTTCCAAAAACTGAGGAAGAGAGGAAAGATCTTGTTAAAATTTCTAGTAGTTACTTTGAATTTGGGACTCTCAAGACTATTTGGAGGGAATTTCTAAGAATTATCATGGTGTATATCATTTTGGATGCTTGATTCACCAGGATATATGGctatcacttttctcttctcaacaACTTCCATGATAAAGTGAAGGTTTCCTTTCCCcattatttgttcttttctttgaacCATAGCATTAAGCTGCATAGAAAGAGCTCTAGGAAAAACTCAGTGATGCATGCGGGCCTCATTAGATTGATCTATGAGCACTATAGTTAAATGTCTACCCCGTCAAACCCTATCTTTGTCTCAGCCTCTGAAGGTTATTTTACTGATGTTAGCATGTTTAAAAATGATGAGGATTCAGAGTTAGATTGGGAGGAGTCCCCTTCTTCCAAGAAGGGGATCAAGAAAAGTAAATAGAGCAAGCTCTCAAGCAAAAATGAGGTCTCTACTAATAATCCTAAAGATAATTCCAAGGGTTCCTCTAAAGACATACTAGAAAGGGAGAAGAAGACTTCTAAGAAGAAACTTGTGTCATACTATGAAGACACCCCTGATAATAGTACTATTTTTTCTAAAGATGCAAAGGGTTTCTTTTCTTCGCACCCAACCACTGATAGGGAGAATTGCCCTAGATTCCAAGGTAACCTCAACCTGAATGTTTATTATTTTAAACTGGACAAGGAATTCCTTGATGATATCCTTTCTATTGCAAGAAATGGAGCAttcaattatttttggttgatcaaaTGGGTATTTCATGATATTAAAGAGCTCAGCATCAAGAACAGAGCCATCTCTAGCAAGTTGGAAGAGTTGGAAACCAAAGGCATGACTCAGAATGTTAATGGGGCTTTATGGATTGAAGAGGAAAAGTCTCGATGGCTGAATGTTTACAAAGAACAACTCAGGTTatggagaaaatgaaaattgataatgagaaaaaaatgaagcacatggaaggggaaatggagaagATTAGAGGCATCATGATTAATATAATGGAGCAGAACCACAAGATAGTCAAGCAAACTGCCTCTACTTTGAGTACCATGGTGGAGAAATAGGAAGCAACTCAAAAGGGAACCCTGATTATGGATCTTGAAGAGGACAAAGACAGAAAAGAGGATTCATGA contains these protein-coding regions:
- the LOC131071641 gene encoding peroxidase 39-like, with protein sequence MVNVLFIVAALLAIQSVCEGAGLKHKFYKKTCPPAEAIVRSVVRKFVAKDPTVAAPLLRMNFHDCFVRGCDASVLLNSTSTNKAERDAPPNLTLDGFDVIDDVKEKLEKKCPGVVSCADIIALAARDAVLTASGGPFWNVKTGRRDGTISNATEALANIPSPFFNFSQLQASFAKKGLNVEDLVVLSGGHTIGNSHCPSFSKRLYNFTGKGDMDPSLDPAYAQVLKKKCPSLADNTTSVEMVPNSSVSFDSNYYTNLLANRGLFTSDVALLTNPAAKLLVDREVKEKRFFRSFRKSMQKMLEIGVLTGSAGQIRHVCALVN